One Paraburkholderia phytofirmans OLGA172 genomic window carries:
- a CDS encoding DUF2288 domain-containing protein, with amino-acid sequence MTSNNATHSPLYAKLLAETAKIGWTELERFFARGMLLRVARDIDLVSVAEAIASDDTTQVAQWLSSGLVERVQAETAADLAARDPDLWAVVVSPWVCVQERN; translated from the coding sequence ATGACTTCCAACAACGCTACGCATAGCCCGCTGTACGCCAAGCTGCTCGCCGAAACTGCCAAAATCGGCTGGACCGAACTCGAGCGCTTTTTCGCGCGCGGCATGTTGCTGCGCGTCGCGCGCGATATCGACCTGGTGAGCGTCGCCGAGGCCATCGCCAGCGACGACACCACGCAGGTCGCACAATGGCTGTCTTCCGGCCTTGTCGAACGCGTGCAGGCGGAAACCGCCGCGGATCTCGCCGCGCGCGATCCCGATCTGTGGGCGGTGGTCGTCTCGCCATGGGTGTGCGTGCAGGAACGTAATTGA
- a CDS encoding MATE family efflux transporter gives MVDDAAATAPAVPARWHRRVLTLAFPIVLANLTQPILGAVDTAVAGHLDGASYLGGVALGGLFFNFVFWGFGFLRMGTTGLVAQAHGADDHAGLRNNVVRALLLAAAIGAAVLLLQVPMIGYALRAIGGSDAVQRHAQLYCHARIWAAPLALGNYVVLGWLLGTQKVRLALLSQVFINSVNIVAVLLYVYVFDWGVAGIGAATATADALGFVLGAALLWHGRPRGLPAPSRAALFDAAALKRLVVLNRDIFVRTLCLLSSFGWFAHLGARQGDTTLAANALLLNFQTFMAYGLDGFAHAAEALVGAAIGARDRHALTQAIKVTALWSALSALGFSLVYWGAGSWIIEGLTNQAAVRATAETYLPWAALLPVISVWGFLLDGVFIGATRTHELMTSMMVSFAVFVVASWALLALYGNHGLWAAMLIFMAARGITLARFLPGVVRGMAGVGA, from the coding sequence TTGGTGGACGATGCGGCGGCGACGGCACCCGCGGTCCCCGCGCGCTGGCACCGCCGGGTGCTGACGCTGGCGTTCCCGATCGTCCTCGCCAATCTCACGCAGCCGATTCTCGGCGCAGTCGACACCGCCGTTGCCGGCCATCTGGACGGTGCATCCTATCTCGGCGGCGTGGCGCTCGGCGGCCTGTTCTTCAACTTCGTGTTCTGGGGTTTCGGCTTCCTGCGCATGGGCACCACGGGCCTCGTCGCACAAGCGCATGGCGCGGACGACCATGCCGGGTTGCGCAATAACGTCGTACGCGCGCTGTTGCTGGCGGCGGCGATCGGCGCAGCGGTGCTTCTGCTGCAAGTGCCGATGATCGGCTATGCGTTGCGCGCGATCGGTGGCAGCGACGCGGTGCAGCGCCACGCACAGCTCTACTGCCACGCGCGCATCTGGGCCGCGCCGCTCGCGCTCGGCAATTATGTCGTGCTCGGCTGGCTGCTCGGTACGCAGAAGGTGCGGCTCGCGCTGCTCTCGCAAGTGTTCATCAACAGCGTGAACATCGTAGCGGTGCTGTTGTACGTGTATGTATTCGATTGGGGCGTGGCCGGCATCGGCGCGGCCACGGCCACCGCCGACGCACTCGGCTTCGTACTCGGCGCCGCATTGTTGTGGCACGGCAGGCCGCGCGGCCTGCCTGCACCGAGCCGCGCCGCCCTCTTCGACGCTGCGGCGCTCAAGCGTCTGGTGGTACTGAATCGCGATATCTTCGTGCGCACGCTCTGTCTGCTGTCGTCGTTCGGCTGGTTCGCGCATCTCGGCGCGAGGCAGGGTGACACCACGCTTGCCGCCAACGCGCTGCTGCTCAATTTTCAGACCTTCATGGCCTATGGACTCGACGGCTTCGCGCACGCTGCCGAAGCGCTGGTAGGCGCTGCGATCGGCGCGCGCGACCGGCACGCTTTAACGCAGGCCATCAAGGTGACGGCGCTGTGGTCCGCGCTCAGCGCACTGGGCTTCTCGCTGGTGTACTGGGGCGCGGGCTCATGGATCATCGAAGGTCTGACCAATCAGGCCGCGGTGCGCGCGACGGCCGAGACTTATCTGCCATGGGCCGCGCTCCTGCCGGTGATCTCCGTATGGGGTTTTCTGCTCGACGGCGTGTTCATCGGCGCCACTCGCACGCATGAGCTGATGACGTCGATGATGGTGTCGTTTGCAGTGTTCGTCGTGGCTTCGTGGGCCTTGCTGGCGCTGTACGGCAATCACGGTTTGTGGGCCGCCATGCTGATCTTCATGGCCGCGCGCGGCATAACCCTCGCGCGCTTTCTGCCAGGCGTCGTACGAGGCATGGCAGGCGTGGGCGCCTAG
- a CDS encoding aldose epimerase, producing the protein MPLSPQQDILEIAQDACVLRFAPQAGGRLLSWTINDEEVIHWPENADWSQPARIRGGNPLLFPFLGRHRVDGKIGYWRDAQGKVRELPMHGFARDLPFEAHADVHGAGLRMILADSDVTRGGYPFGFRFEATYRLVDTHTLEVMLSTANTGDTRLPYYAGHHFYFTLPHTQRAETSLELPRTERRYQQDDGSISAAEPGAARYTLDEARIHDRFHCLAGAPDQAVRLVAPGLNRLITIDLQRPDSVPWYAVTTWTEAADSDFYCVEPWLGLPDAIHNGMGLRWLEPGQTETAALRISVSTLR; encoded by the coding sequence ATGCCCCTCTCCCCGCAACAGGACATTCTCGAGATCGCCCAGGACGCCTGCGTGCTCCGCTTTGCGCCGCAAGCCGGTGGCCGTCTTTTGTCGTGGACCATTAACGACGAAGAGGTGATTCATTGGCCCGAAAACGCCGACTGGAGCCAGCCCGCGAGGATTCGCGGCGGCAACCCGCTGCTGTTTCCGTTTCTCGGCCGGCATCGCGTCGACGGCAAGATCGGCTACTGGCGTGACGCACAAGGCAAAGTGCGCGAATTGCCGATGCATGGCTTTGCACGCGACCTGCCCTTCGAAGCCCACGCCGATGTGCACGGCGCCGGCTTGCGCATGATTCTCGCCGACAGCGACGTGACACGCGGCGGCTATCCGTTCGGCTTCCGTTTCGAAGCGACGTACCGGCTCGTCGATACGCATACGCTGGAAGTCATGCTGAGCACCGCCAATACCGGCGACACGAGGTTGCCCTACTACGCAGGCCATCACTTCTACTTCACGCTGCCGCACACGCAGCGCGCCGAAACTTCGCTGGAACTGCCGCGCACCGAACGGCGCTATCAGCAGGACGACGGCTCGATCAGCGCGGCCGAGCCGGGCGCGGCGCGCTACACGCTCGACGAGGCGCGCATTCACGACCGCTTCCATTGTCTCGCCGGTGCGCCGGACCAAGCCGTGCGTCTCGTCGCGCCCGGCCTGAACCGGCTCATCACGATCGATCTGCAACGCCCGGATTCGGTGCCCTGGTACGCGGTCACGACATGGACCGAAGCCGCCGACTCGGACTTCTACTGCGTCGAGCCATGGCTGGGTCTGCCGGATGCGATCCACAACGGCATGGGACTGCGCTGGCTCGAACCGGGACAAACCGAGACGGCTGCGCTGCGTATCAGCGTCAGCACCCTGCGCTGA
- a CDS encoding peptidoglycan DD-metalloendopeptidase family protein — protein sequence MLNTTRMMKRLAWASLLAVLAACGSVPVGPGFYRVERGDTLSKIARSNRQSVQSIVRWNNLTNPDSIEVGQVLRVAPPGNAASTGGAAGGSIRNNGAGSASASAAPRPVPADSAPSSAPASTISLVWPSDGTVIRRFDGANSKGIDISAAAGTPVVAAAPGTVVYAGNGLRGYGNLLIVKHNAEYLTAYAHNRVLLVKEGQSVARGEKIAEMGDTDTDRVMLHFELRYQGRSIDPSRALPAR from the coding sequence ATGCTTAACACAACAAGAATGATGAAACGGCTCGCCTGGGCGTCGTTGCTGGCGGTACTCGCCGCCTGCGGGTCCGTTCCGGTGGGGCCAGGTTTTTACCGCGTCGAACGGGGCGATACGCTGTCGAAAATCGCGCGCAGCAATCGGCAGTCGGTGCAAAGCATCGTGCGCTGGAACAATCTGACCAACCCGGACAGTATCGAGGTCGGGCAGGTGCTGCGTGTCGCGCCGCCGGGCAATGCGGCATCCACAGGTGGTGCCGCAGGTGGTTCAATACGCAACAATGGCGCAGGCAGCGCGAGCGCTTCGGCTGCGCCGCGCCCGGTACCCGCCGATAGCGCGCCGTCGTCCGCACCGGCTTCGACGATCTCGCTGGTGTGGCCGTCTGACGGCACGGTGATCCGGCGCTTCGACGGCGCCAATTCGAAGGGCATCGACATTTCGGCGGCAGCGGGCACCCCGGTGGTTGCCGCGGCGCCCGGCACGGTGGTCTATGCAGGTAACGGCTTGCGCGGTTACGGCAACCTGCTGATCGTCAAACACAACGCCGAGTATCTGACTGCCTACGCGCACAACCGCGTGCTGCTGGTGAAGGAAGGTCAGTCGGTCGCCCGCGGCGAGAAAATCGCCGAAATGGGCGACACCGACACCGATCGGGTCATGCTGCACTTCGAACTGCGTTATCAGGGCCGCTCGATCGACCCGTCGCGGGCGCTGCCGGCGCGCTAA
- a CDS encoding undecaprenyl-diphosphate phosphatase, whose translation MNLSFLIFLSVLQGVTELFPVSSLGHTLLVPALFGIHIDKHAPQLLPFLVALHLGTAFALLWYFRKRWCELVRGFFASFGGQRNDNAHMMWALIIGTIPAGLVGLILEKRLERIFHDLRIVAIALIVNGVLLWFGDRLQRSRAHPTPEKLTFRQAFFVGLAQIGALIPGFSRSGLTMIAGNAAGLTTEKAAEFSFLLGTPIIFAAGVLELPKLFHAPGQLADALLGGVLTAIAAYLSVRFLMRYFEGRGRLASFGVYCVIAGIVFLGWFMLHPQPV comes from the coding sequence GTGAACCTGTCGTTTCTGATTTTCCTGAGCGTGCTACAAGGCGTCACCGAATTGTTCCCGGTCAGCAGCCTCGGCCATACGCTGCTCGTGCCCGCATTGTTCGGCATCCATATCGACAAGCATGCACCGCAACTGCTGCCGTTCCTCGTCGCATTGCACCTCGGTACGGCGTTTGCGCTGCTGTGGTACTTCCGCAAGCGTTGGTGCGAGTTGGTGCGCGGCTTCTTCGCTTCGTTCGGCGGCCAGCGCAATGACAACGCTCACATGATGTGGGCGCTCATCATCGGCACGATTCCGGCGGGCCTCGTCGGGCTGATTCTCGAGAAACGTCTCGAGCGGATTTTTCACGATCTGCGCATCGTCGCCATCGCGCTGATCGTAAACGGCGTGCTGCTGTGGTTTGGCGATCGGCTGCAACGTTCGCGCGCGCATCCGACGCCGGAGAAGCTGACCTTCCGCCAGGCGTTTTTCGTCGGTCTCGCGCAGATCGGCGCGCTGATTCCGGGCTTCTCGCGCAGCGGTCTGACGATGATCGCCGGCAATGCGGCCGGCCTGACGACTGAGAAAGCCGCCGAGTTCTCGTTCCTGCTCGGCACGCCGATCATCTTCGCGGCCGGCGTACTCGAATTGCCGAAACTGTTCCACGCGCCGGGCCAACTTGCCGATGCATTGCTCGGCGGCGTGCTGACCGCAATCGCCGCGTATCTCAGCGTGCGTTTCCTGATGCGCTATTTCGAAGGCCGCGGACGTCTGGCTTCGTTCGGCGTGTACTGCGTGATCGCGGGGATCGTGTTCCTCGGCTGGTTCATGCTGCATCCGCAGCCGGTCTGA
- a CDS encoding pentapeptide repeat-containing protein has protein sequence MSLDSTAPASGTQARVVTSATLTRTDVERLIAANSAANEAGNKEPLHFTDCDFEGADLSRLDLRGAEFHRCTIVETSFFGAMLSHTRWVRCRGREADFASADLVDAAFQSSDLNNTSWRRAKLASASFHSCKLTGANFEACAALGLSFVETLLVGAHLRGLSFRKATLQQLDFSDADLAGVDFREAIFAGGSLKDAHLKGARFDGADLREADLSGVRLVDAALFKGATISHHQAAVLVTELGLRVM, from the coding sequence ATGTCACTGGATTCAACGGCGCCGGCATCGGGCACGCAAGCTCGCGTGGTGACCAGCGCCACGCTCACACGCACCGACGTGGAGCGCCTCATCGCTGCGAATAGCGCGGCAAATGAGGCGGGGAATAAAGAGCCGCTCCATTTCACCGACTGCGATTTCGAAGGCGCCGATCTGTCGCGACTCGATCTGCGCGGCGCTGAATTTCATCGTTGCACGATCGTCGAGACGTCGTTTTTCGGCGCGATGCTGTCGCATACCCGCTGGGTCCGTTGCCGCGGCCGCGAGGCGGATTTCGCGTCGGCCGATCTGGTCGACGCGGCGTTCCAATCGAGCGATCTGAACAACACCAGCTGGCGGCGCGCCAAGCTTGCCTCGGCGTCATTTCACAGTTGCAAGCTGACCGGCGCCAATTTCGAAGCCTGCGCGGCGCTCGGTTTGAGCTTCGTCGAAACCTTGCTGGTGGGCGCGCATTTGCGCGGCTTGTCGTTTCGCAAGGCCACGCTCCAGCAACTCGATTTCTCAGACGCCGATCTGGCCGGTGTCGATTTCCGCGAAGCGATCTTCGCTGGCGGCAGTCTGAAGGATGCCCATCTGAAAGGCGCGCGCTTTGACGGCGCGGATCTGCGCGAGGCTGACCTGAGCGGCGTACGGCTCGTCGATGCGGCGCTTTTCAAGGGCGCGACGATTTCGCATCACCAGGCGGCGGTGCTCGTGACCGAACTGGGTCTGCGAGTCATGTGA
- the sixA gene encoding phosphohistidine phosphatase SixA — MDLILWRHAEAEDFAASDLARALTTKGRKQAQNVAKWLRTRLPEDAVILASPAVRTIQTAETLSDQYRVVRELAPNASADDVLKAVGWPKGISQTVVIVGHQPTLGHVTARLLGNSEASWPLKKAGLWWIESRERNGDDQAVLRAAMSPDLI; from the coding sequence ATGGATCTGATCCTCTGGCGTCACGCCGAAGCCGAAGATTTCGCCGCCAGCGATCTCGCCCGCGCGCTGACCACGAAGGGCCGCAAACAGGCGCAAAACGTCGCCAAATGGCTGCGCACCCGCCTCCCTGAGGACGCTGTGATCCTCGCAAGTCCCGCGGTGCGCACCATCCAGACCGCCGAAACCTTGAGCGACCAGTATCGCGTGGTGCGCGAACTCGCGCCCAACGCCAGCGCGGACGACGTGCTCAAGGCCGTCGGCTGGCCCAAAGGCATCTCACAGACCGTCGTGATCGTCGGCCATCAACCGACGCTCGGCCACGTCACCGCACGTTTGCTTGGCAATAGCGAAGCGAGTTGGCCGCTGAAGAAAGCTGGCCTGTGGTGGATCGAAAGCCGTGAACGCAACGGCGACGACCAGGCTGTGCTGCGCGCGGCGATGAGCCCCGACCTGATCTGA
- a CDS encoding GNAT family N-acetyltransferase, with protein MRELPTPTLPLASIFETRRLPRAEETVTAQHRLQVTWARTDEQLREAQRLRYRVFADEMGARLTGPAGLDVDSFDSYCDHLLVRDLDTLKVVGTYRALPPHQAARIGRLYAESEFDVSRLTHLRAKMVEVGRSCVHPDYRSGSVIMSLWAGLAAYMKHNGYETMLGCASVAMVDGGHYAANLYCSLRDNALTAPEYRAFPHTPLPVEELQTGANVAPPPLVKGYLRLGAKICGAPAWDPDFNTADFLTLLRLTDINARYARHFLGDASPR; from the coding sequence ATGCGAGAACTGCCGACGCCCACCCTGCCCCTGGCTTCGATCTTCGAAACGCGCCGCCTGCCGCGCGCCGAAGAGACGGTCACCGCCCAGCATCGCCTGCAAGTGACGTGGGCACGCACCGACGAGCAACTGCGCGAGGCCCAGCGTCTGCGCTACCGTGTATTCGCCGATGAAATGGGCGCACGTCTGACGGGCCCTGCCGGCCTCGACGTCGATTCGTTCGATTCATACTGCGATCACCTGCTGGTGCGCGATCTCGACACGCTGAAGGTGGTCGGCACCTATCGCGCGCTGCCACCGCATCAGGCCGCCCGTATCGGACGCCTGTATGCCGAAAGCGAATTCGACGTGTCGCGTCTCACGCACCTGCGCGCGAAGATGGTCGAAGTGGGCCGCTCGTGCGTGCACCCGGACTATCGCAGCGGCTCGGTAATCATGTCGCTGTGGGCAGGGCTTGCCGCCTACATGAAGCACAACGGCTACGAAACGATGCTCGGCTGCGCGAGCGTCGCGATGGTCGACGGTGGCCACTACGCGGCGAATCTTTACTGCTCGCTGCGCGACAACGCGCTGACGGCGCCGGAATATCGGGCGTTCCCGCACACGCCGCTGCCGGTGGAAGAATTGCAAACCGGCGCCAACGTCGCACCGCCGCCGCTGGTGAAAGGCTATCTGCGCCTCGGTGCGAAGATTTGCGGCGCGCCGGCCTGGGATCCCGACTTCAACACGGCGGACTTTCTGACGCTGTTGCGCCTGACGGATATCAACGCACGTTACGCGCGGCACTTCCTCGGCGACGCGTCGCCGCGCTGA
- the ppk1 gene encoding polyphosphate kinase 1: MSIRYPLLNRELGILGFNERVLAQAADPAVPLLERLRFICITSSNLDEFFEVRMAGLQEQMRDNPGAPSPDGMSLQHVYDLVVERAQRLVHRQYTMLHDTVLTALEAEGIYFHGTEAWNEAQTQWARNYFFDELLPVLTPIGLDPAHPFPRVLNKSLNFVVELEGKDAFGRQAMMGIVQAPRALPRLVRMPQELSGYPHGFVLLSSLLQRFVGELFPNLVVRTCNQFRITRNSELFVDEDEITNLRVALQGELPARHLGNAVRLEVSADTPAHVVRRLLDESSLSTKDCYFVDGPVNLVRLMQLPEMVDRPDLKFVPHIPAIPPQIANSANMFDVIDQGDVLLHHPYESFQPVLELLLQAAKDPNVVAIKQTIYRTGTDSPLMDALMQAARNGKEVTVVVELLARFDEETNINWASQLEAVGAHVVYGVVGHKCHAKMMLIVRRVSSGGKTTLKRYVHLGTGNYHPRTARLYTDFGLMTADQKICEDVHHVFQQLTGIGGELKLHEFWQSPFTLHPKLVEAIRAEAAHARAGKKARIVAKMNALLEPTVIAELYEASQAGVKIDLIVRGVCSLQPGVPGLSENITVRSIVGRFLEHHRIFYFHDDGKELVYLSSADWMDRNFFRRVEVAFPVNNRRLKRRVIAEGLSAFLGDNQSAWLMQSDGHYRRRRPGKSSRNAQMSLLGKFCS, encoded by the coding sequence ATGTCCATCCGCTACCCCTTATTGAATCGCGAGCTGGGCATTCTGGGTTTCAACGAGCGTGTGTTGGCACAAGCTGCCGACCCAGCCGTCCCTTTGCTCGAACGCCTGCGCTTCATCTGCATCACCAGTAGCAACCTCGACGAATTCTTCGAAGTCCGCATGGCCGGCCTGCAGGAACAGATGCGCGACAACCCCGGCGCGCCGTCGCCGGACGGTATGTCGTTGCAGCACGTGTACGACCTCGTGGTCGAACGCGCGCAGAGGCTCGTGCATCGCCAGTACACCATGCTGCACGACACGGTGCTCACCGCGCTCGAAGCAGAAGGCATCTATTTTCACGGCACTGAAGCGTGGAACGAAGCGCAGACCCAATGGGCGCGCAATTACTTCTTCGACGAACTGCTGCCGGTGCTCACGCCAATCGGCCTCGATCCGGCGCACCCGTTTCCGCGCGTGCTCAATAAGAGCCTGAACTTCGTCGTCGAACTGGAAGGCAAGGATGCGTTCGGCCGCCAGGCGATGATGGGCATCGTGCAGGCGCCGCGTGCATTGCCGCGGCTCGTGCGCATGCCACAGGAACTGTCGGGTTATCCGCATGGTTTCGTGCTGCTGAGCTCGTTGCTGCAGCGCTTTGTCGGCGAGCTGTTTCCGAATCTGGTGGTGCGCACCTGCAACCAGTTTCGCATCACGCGCAATAGCGAACTGTTCGTCGACGAAGACGAAATCACCAATCTGCGTGTCGCCTTGCAGGGCGAACTGCCGGCGCGGCATCTGGGCAATGCGGTGCGGCTCGAAGTGTCGGCGGACACGCCCGCGCATGTCGTGCGGCGCCTGCTCGACGAAAGCAGCCTGAGCACCAAGGATTGCTATTTCGTCGACGGTCCCGTCAATCTGGTTCGGCTGATGCAATTGCCGGAGATGGTGGACCGGCCCGACCTGAAGTTCGTGCCGCATATTCCTGCGATTCCGCCGCAGATCGCCAACAGCGCGAACATGTTCGACGTGATCGATCAGGGCGACGTGCTGCTGCATCATCCTTACGAGAGCTTTCAGCCGGTGCTCGAACTGCTGCTGCAGGCAGCTAAAGACCCGAATGTGGTGGCCATCAAGCAGACCATCTATCGCACCGGCACCGACTCCCCGCTGATGGACGCGCTGATGCAGGCGGCGCGCAACGGCAAGGAAGTGACAGTGGTGGTTGAACTGCTCGCGCGCTTCGACGAAGAAACCAATATCAACTGGGCGTCGCAGTTGGAAGCGGTGGGCGCGCATGTCGTGTACGGCGTGGTGGGCCACAAGTGCCACGCGAAGATGATGCTGATCGTGCGGCGTGTGTCGTCGGGCGGCAAGACCACGCTCAAGCGCTATGTGCACCTGGGCACCGGCAACTATCATCCGCGCACGGCGCGTCTTTATACCGACTTCGGCCTGATGACCGCCGATCAAAAGATCTGCGAAGACGTGCACCACGTGTTCCAGCAACTGACCGGCATCGGCGGTGAGCTAAAGCTGCATGAGTTTTGGCAGTCGCCGTTCACGCTGCACCCGAAACTGGTCGAGGCGATTCGCGCGGAAGCCGCTCACGCGCGCGCCGGCAAGAAGGCCCGCATTGTCGCGAAGATGAACGCGCTGCTCGAACCCACCGTGATTGCCGAGCTGTACGAAGCATCGCAGGCCGGCGTGAAGATCGATCTGATCGTGCGTGGCGTCTGTTCGTTGCAACCGGGTGTGCCGGGTTTGTCGGAGAACATCACGGTGCGTTCGATCGTTGGGCGCTTTCTCGAGCATCATCGCATCTTCTATTTCCACGACGACGGCAAGGAACTGGTGTATCTGTCGAGCGCCGACTGGATGGACCGTAACTTCTTCCGGCGTGTGGAAGTGGCGTTTCCGGTCAACAACCGCCGCTTGAAGCGGCGTGTGATTGCCGAAGGCCTGTCAGCGTTTCTCGGCGACAACCAGTCCGCCTGGTTGATGCAAAGCGACGGTCACTATCGGCGCCGGCGGCCGGGGAAATCCTCGCGCAATGCGCAGATGAGTCTGCTGGGGAAATTCTGTTCGTAA
- a CDS encoding DUF427 domain-containing protein codes for MTEKTIKVPGPDHPITIEPDKAHVVVTVAGRVIADTRHALVLREASYPAVYYIPRNDVDMTLLERTDHTTYCPYKGDCAYYSIPIGGERAVNAVWTYESPYAAVKEIAQHLAFYPSRVDSIDVQPAG; via the coding sequence ATGACTGAAAAAACCATCAAGGTCCCCGGTCCCGATCATCCGATCACAATCGAGCCGGACAAAGCCCATGTGGTGGTCACGGTAGCCGGCCGCGTGATCGCGGACACACGCCATGCGCTGGTGCTGCGTGAGGCATCCTATCCAGCGGTGTATTACATTCCGCGCAACGACGTCGATATGACGCTGCTGGAACGCACCGATCACACGACCTATTGCCCATATAAAGGCGATTGCGCGTACTACAGCATTCCGATTGGCGGCGAGCGGGCAGTGAATGCGGTCTGGACCTACGAGTCGCCCTACGCGGCTGTGAAAGAGATCGCTCAACACCTGGCGTTCTATCCGAGCCGGGTCGATTCCATCGACGTGCAGCCGGCGGGGTAA
- the ppx gene encoding exopolyphosphatase has translation MASLNSAVGHKAPKAPSGYPAPSASNAAAHARMESAYSMATTPQLLAAVDLGSNSFRLIVGRVEETDAGSQIYQVDALREPVRLAAGLSRDKMLDRASQVRGWDALKRFGERLRDFHPDHVRAVATNTLRIAKNAGEFLGEAQAALGFPIEVIAGREEARLIYAGAAHSVPASAGKRLVVDIGGGSTEFIIGSHYTPIKMESLYIGCVSHSRAFFPAGNVDEYTMRQAELAAGREIQIISAEYKKTGWEQAIGSSGTARALAELVEANGFNDAGVTHGISRGGLERLKRALIKAENVNRLKLVALKADRIPVLAGGLSIMMAVFDELGVDYVDTTDGALRLGVLYDLLGRSQHEDMRTVTAEGFMRRYGVDRAQAGRIGELAVRFYDQFAEPDEERRAENRMFLGWAAALHEIGLSISHSAYHKHSAYIASNADMPGFSRTDQARLAALVLGHAGKLGKLSQTREVEWPLLFCLRLAALLCRRRADVGLPGIAVAQVNGGYEVRLPNEWVANNPLTDYSLIQEAAEWEKVGIPYRVVYTDD, from the coding sequence ATGGCGTCTTTGAACAGCGCGGTTGGCCATAAGGCGCCCAAGGCGCCGAGTGGATATCCGGCACCTTCCGCATCCAACGCCGCCGCGCACGCGCGCATGGAGTCCGCTTACTCGATGGCCACTACTCCACAACTCCTTGCTGCCGTCGACCTCGGCTCGAACAGCTTCCGGCTGATCGTGGGCCGGGTCGAGGAAACCGACGCCGGCAGCCAGATCTATCAGGTCGACGCATTGCGCGAGCCGGTGCGCCTTGCCGCCGGTCTGTCGCGCGACAAGATGCTCGACCGCGCCTCGCAGGTGCGTGGCTGGGATGCGCTCAAGCGCTTCGGCGAGCGGCTGCGCGATTTTCATCCCGATCATGTTCGCGCCGTCGCCACCAACACGCTGCGCATCGCCAAGAACGCGGGCGAGTTTCTCGGCGAGGCGCAAGCCGCGCTCGGCTTCCCGATCGAAGTGATCGCCGGGCGTGAGGAAGCGCGCCTGATTTATGCAGGGGCTGCACACTCCGTGCCCGCGAGCGCGGGCAAGCGTCTCGTGGTGGATATCGGCGGCGGCTCGACGGAATTCATCATCGGTTCGCACTACACGCCGATCAAGATGGAGAGCCTGTATATCGGCTGTGTGAGCCATAGCCGCGCGTTCTTCCCCGCAGGCAATGTCGACGAATACACGATGCGCCAGGCCGAACTCGCCGCGGGCCGTGAAATCCAGATCATTTCCGCCGAATACAAGAAAACCGGTTGGGAACAAGCCATCGGTTCGTCCGGCACTGCACGGGCGCTCGCCGAGCTGGTCGAGGCAAACGGCTTCAACGATGCGGGCGTCACGCACGGCATCTCGCGCGGCGGCCTCGAGCGCCTCAAGCGCGCGCTGATCAAGGCGGAGAACGTCAATCGTCTGAAGCTGGTCGCGCTGAAGGCCGATCGCATTCCGGTGCTGGCCGGCGGCCTGTCGATCATGATGGCGGTGTTCGACGAACTCGGCGTCGATTACGTCGATACGACAGATGGCGCGCTGCGCCTCGGCGTGCTGTACGACTTGCTGGGCCGTTCGCAGCACGAGGACATGCGTACGGTGACGGCGGAAGGTTTCATGCGCCGTTATGGCGTGGACCGCGCGCAGGCCGGGCGTATCGGTGAACTCGCGGTGCGCTTTTACGACCAGTTTGCCGAGCCGGATGAGGAGCGCCGCGCCGAGAATCGCATGTTCCTCGGCTGGGCTGCGGCCTTGCACGAAATCGGGCTGTCGATTTCCCACAGCGCTTATCACAAGCATTCGGCTTATATCGCCAGCAACGCCGACATGCCGGGTTTTTCGCGCACCGACCAGGCGCGGCTCGCCGCGCTGGTGCTCGGCCACGCGGGGAAGCTCGGCAAGCTGTCGCAAACGCGCGAGGTGGAATGGCCGCTGTTGTTCTGTCTGCGGCTCGCGGCGCTGCTGTGCCGCCGGCGTGCCGATGTCGGCTTGCCGGGCATCGCGGTCGCGCAGGTCAATGGCGGTTACGAGGTGCGTCTGCCGAACGAATGGGTAGCTAACAACCCGCTGACCGATTACAGCCTGATCCAGGAGGCGGCGGAGTGGGAGAAGGTTGGCATCCCGTATCGCGTGGTCTACACGGACGATTGA